The window CACGAACGGATACTTGCCCGGCTTGAGCGCCGGCATCTTGAGGCGCACGGTCTTGCCCGCGGGAATGACCTTCTCGATCCGCGGCTGCTGCATGTCGAACTCTTCCGGACCCTTGTCCTTGTTGGTGATGACGAGGACGAACGACTGCCCGGCCTTGACCTTGACGAGATCAGGCTGGAAGCGGTTCTTCTCGATGACGAGCGGGATCTCCGGTGCCGGCTGCGCGCTC of the Candidatus Methylomirabilota bacterium genome contains:
- a CDS encoding cupredoxin domain-containing protein, yielding MRWIGVAGLLLGALLATALPVSAQPAPEIPLVIEKNRFQPDLVKVKAGQSFVLVITNKDKGPEEFDMQQPRIEKVIPAGKTVRLKMPALKPGKYPFV